In one window of Opitutus sp. GAS368 DNA:
- a CDS encoding PAS domain-containing protein — MSTHSAQHSAARLLATGSSTVLVLDTDGRIQVASAAACALWQAGNAELVGDLFPNLFTFDVVSRESGWVQSQWEVLLIAAQSHPISLRLQPKEAAAFDVNVRLEKAGDAPGRYFAFITLPATAAPADTTPADNFLTQLHERSALGFFDLNFQKNEVYYSPVWKRMLGYTEAALPNTYETWLNLIHPDDSSAAPDRQARAGATGTRQFSLEFRLRHAQGHYVWVQSVGLQVFGPNGALQRVIGVHLDIADRKEFEEATLRAEERLQQLGDRGRVGLFDLDFSAGLYWLSPGFKSLLGYSDAELPDTIESVLRALPMDETSGGLPAYFLAQHPNQVSYFDTLRLRHREDREVLVHAGIVRHISRRKELQRVLGFAVPLAEASAIAAGPGLPAAHLALLLAELQEAVLLADAGGQIIHLNAKAEQLLGRTSEESIGLPAWELFRLVHRESGQPGESPVAKAIGTGEATPLNMEFALDNGSGPPQPIAFSTRAVIDAAGRPAGAVLVFRHPGEMSLTPEELVRANRFESLGQLAGGIAHDFNNLLTTILGGVSLAKDNRDLTSLENSERACLAAKALSKQLLTFAKGGSAVRQVVKPADILAEAHRLAAAGSTVKVELTVAPGTGTICVDRAQMLQVFQNLIINAIQAMTTGTGQIWINAANAVLTEGQVAPLAAGTYVQIEVQDNGSGIKPEHLEKIFDPFFTTKKSGTGLGLATVLSIVKRHGGQMGVDSEVGRGTAFTVFLPLADQPEEVAARRSPSLRFRDEKIGTGRILFMDDDEQIRALTKNMIESLEYKCDIAKDGDEAVQLYKRYLNIGRPYDIIIMDLTIIGGMGGEQTFKVLRELHPEVCAIIASGYDNEDMARQFLAMGFCGYLTKPYRVGDLGKIIRKVLGK, encoded by the coding sequence TTGAGCACCCATTCCGCCCAGCACTCCGCGGCCAGGCTCCTGGCCACCGGCAGCAGCACCGTCTTGGTGCTGGATACGGACGGCCGCATCCAGGTGGCCAGTGCCGCGGCCTGCGCGCTGTGGCAGGCCGGCAATGCGGAGCTCGTGGGCGACCTGTTCCCCAATCTCTTCACCTTCGACGTCGTGTCGCGCGAGTCCGGCTGGGTGCAGTCGCAATGGGAGGTCCTGCTGATCGCCGCGCAGAGCCATCCCATCTCGCTCCGCCTGCAGCCCAAGGAGGCCGCCGCGTTCGACGTCAACGTCCGCCTCGAGAAAGCGGGCGACGCCCCGGGCCGCTACTTCGCCTTCATCACCCTGCCGGCGACCGCGGCACCGGCGGACACCACACCGGCCGACAATTTCCTCACCCAACTCCACGAGCGCAGCGCGCTCGGCTTCTTCGACCTCAACTTCCAGAAAAACGAGGTCTATTACTCACCGGTCTGGAAGCGCATGCTCGGCTACACCGAGGCGGCCCTGCCCAATACCTACGAGACGTGGCTGAACCTCATCCATCCCGACGACTCGTCCGCCGCCCCCGACCGCCAGGCCCGGGCCGGGGCGACCGGCACGCGCCAGTTTTCCCTCGAGTTCCGCCTGCGTCACGCCCAGGGCCACTATGTGTGGGTGCAGAGCGTCGGCCTGCAGGTCTTCGGGCCCAACGGCGCCCTGCAACGCGTCATCGGCGTGCACCTGGACATCGCCGACCGCAAGGAATTCGAGGAGGCTACCCTGCGTGCCGAGGAACGCCTGCAGCAGCTCGGCGACCGCGGCCGCGTCGGCCTGTTCGATCTCGATTTCTCCGCCGGCCTTTATTGGCTGTCGCCGGGCTTCAAGTCCCTGCTCGGCTACTCGGACGCGGAACTCCCCGACACGATCGAGTCCGTCCTGCGCGCCCTGCCGATGGACGAGACCAGCGGCGGCCTGCCCGCCTACTTTCTCGCCCAGCACCCGAATCAGGTTTCCTATTTTGACACGCTCCGGTTGCGCCACCGGGAAGACCGCGAGGTGCTCGTCCACGCCGGTATCGTGCGCCACATCTCCCGGCGCAAGGAACTGCAACGCGTCCTCGGCTTCGCCGTGCCGCTGGCCGAGGCCAGCGCGATCGCGGCCGGCCCGGGCCTGCCCGCCGCGCACCTCGCCCTCCTGCTCGCGGAGCTGCAGGAAGCGGTGCTCCTCGCCGACGCCGGCGGCCAGATCATCCATCTCAACGCCAAGGCCGAGCAGCTGCTGGGCCGCACCAGCGAGGAAAGCATCGGCCTGCCCGCGTGGGAGCTTTTCCGCCTCGTCCACCGCGAGAGCGGCCAGCCGGGCGAAAGCCCCGTCGCCAAGGCCATCGGCACGGGCGAGGCCACGCCGCTCAACATGGAGTTCGCCCTCGATAACGGCTCCGGCCCGCCGCAACCCATCGCCTTCAGCACCCGGGCGGTGATCGACGCGGCCGGCCGGCCGGCCGGCGCCGTGCTGGTGTTCCGGCACCCGGGCGAGATGAGCCTGACGCCGGAGGAGCTGGTCCGCGCCAACCGCTTCGAGTCGCTCGGCCAGCTCGCGGGCGGCATCGCGCACGATTTCAACAACCTGCTCACGACCATCCTCGGCGGCGTGTCGCTGGCCAAGGACAACCGCGACCTCACGAGCCTCGAAAACAGCGAGCGCGCCTGCCTCGCGGCCAAGGCCCTCAGCAAGCAGCTGCTCACCTTCGCCAAGGGCGGCAGCGCCGTCCGCCAGGTCGTCAAGCCCGCCGACATCCTCGCCGAGGCCCACCGGCTCGCGGCCGCCGGGTCGACTGTGAAGGTCGAGCTTACCGTTGCGCCCGGCACCGGCACCATCTGCGTGGACCGCGCCCAGATGCTCCAAGTCTTCCAGAACCTGATCATCAACGCCATCCAGGCCATGACGACCGGCACCGGGCAGATCTGGATCAACGCCGCCAACGCCGTCCTGACCGAGGGCCAGGTCGCCCCGCTCGCCGCCGGCACCTACGTGCAGATCGAGGTACAGGACAACGGCAGCGGCATCAAGCCCGAGCACCTCGAGAAGATCTTCGACCCCTTCTTCACCACCAAAAAATCCGGCACCGGGCTCGGTCTCGCCACCGTCCTCTCCATCGTCAAGCGCCACGGCGGCCAGATGGGCGTCGACTCCGAGGTCGGCCGCGGCACCGCGTTCACCGTGTTCCTCCCGTTGGCTGACCAGCCCGAGGAAGTCGCCGCCCGCCGCTCGCCCAGTTTGCGCTTCCGGGACGAGAAGATCGGCACCGGCCGCATCCTGTTCATGGATGACGACGAGCAGATCCGCGCGCTCACCAAGAACATGATCGAGAGCCTCGAATACAAGTGCGATATCGCCAAGGATGGCGACGAGGCCGTGCAGCTCTACAAGCGCTACCTCAACATCGGCCGGCCCTACGACATCATCATCATGGACCTGACCATCATCGGCGGCATGGGCGGCGAGCAGACGTTCAAGGTGCTGCGCGAACTGCATCCCGAGGTCTGCGCCATCATCGCCAGCGGCTACGACAACGAGGACATGGCCCGCCAGTTCCTCGCGATGGGTTTCTGCGGCTACCTGACCAAACCCTACCGCGTCGGCGACCTCGGCAAGATCATCCGCAAGGTGCTGGGCAAGTAG
- a CDS encoding SulP family inorganic anion transporter: protein MKPSDPPGYWPLPPLRFLPRTIALLRQPYSRQQAVTDILAGITVGLIALPLALALGVASIPLGAATPFPAPAIGIFTAIIGGFIVSLLGGSRVQVAGPTAAFVTVILLIVERHGFDGLLLATIMAGVMLVVMGFSGLGTLIKFIPYPVTSGFTTGIAVAIATGQAADFAGIHAATPPPREFVDKVPWLLTHLPQLNLPTLLLAAACAAFIHFWPRYRARLHAERVPGAIIAMVVSAGLVAWLGWDKSRGVATVGSLFGPDAIPHGLPPFVWPEVSFERIRTLLGPAFTIAMLGAIESLLSAVVADGLVNDRHNSNTELIAQGVANIVCPLFCGMPVTGAIARTSANVKAGGRTPVAGMVHALTLLLIVLFFSQYARFVPMGAIAAVLIVVAFRMGEWHELTRLGKMPRSDAVVLLATFSLTVLFDLVVAVEVGLMLAAVLFIKRMAETTEIARVTARDELETPEQLAHGKDIPEGVVVYRIFGPFFFGAAEKMEDALLRAGTLPRVLILRMQLVPAMDATALNALESIVERMQTAGGTVILSGPHRQPLDMMVKAGFIERLGRRNIRAHFDDALVRARELLQAGDRPPS, encoded by the coding sequence ATGAAGCCCTCCGATCCCCCGGGATACTGGCCGCTGCCGCCGTTGAGATTCCTGCCACGGACGATCGCCTTGCTGCGCCAGCCCTACAGCCGGCAGCAGGCGGTGACGGACATCCTCGCGGGCATCACCGTGGGCCTGATCGCGCTGCCGCTCGCGCTGGCCTTGGGGGTGGCCAGCATCCCCCTCGGCGCCGCCACCCCTTTCCCCGCCCCGGCCATCGGCATTTTCACCGCGATCATCGGCGGCTTCATCGTCTCCCTGTTGGGCGGCAGCCGCGTGCAGGTCGCCGGCCCGACCGCAGCCTTCGTGACCGTGATCCTGCTGATCGTGGAGCGCCATGGTTTCGACGGCCTCCTGCTCGCCACCATCATGGCCGGGGTGATGCTGGTCGTGATGGGCTTCAGCGGCCTGGGCACGTTGATCAAGTTTATCCCCTACCCGGTCACGAGCGGCTTCACCACCGGCATCGCCGTGGCCATTGCCACCGGTCAAGCCGCGGACTTCGCGGGGATCCACGCCGCCACTCCGCCACCCCGCGAATTCGTGGACAAGGTTCCCTGGCTGCTGACCCACCTGCCCCAGCTGAACCTGCCGACGCTGCTGCTGGCCGCCGCCTGCGCCGCGTTCATCCACTTTTGGCCGAGGTATCGCGCCCGGCTGCATGCCGAGCGGGTGCCGGGGGCCATCATCGCCATGGTCGTTTCCGCCGGACTGGTCGCTTGGCTCGGTTGGGACAAGTCGCGCGGCGTGGCCACCGTGGGCTCGCTGTTCGGCCCCGACGCCATTCCGCACGGCCTGCCGCCCTTCGTCTGGCCGGAGGTTTCCTTCGAGCGCATCCGCACGCTGCTGGGTCCGGCTTTCACGATCGCGATGCTCGGCGCCATCGAGTCGCTCCTCTCGGCGGTGGTGGCGGACGGGCTGGTCAACGATCGGCACAATTCGAACACGGAATTGATCGCCCAAGGGGTCGCGAACATCGTCTGTCCCCTTTTCTGCGGCATGCCCGTCACCGGAGCCATCGCCCGCACCTCGGCCAACGTCAAGGCCGGCGGGCGCACCCCCGTCGCCGGCATGGTGCACGCCCTCACCCTGCTGCTGATCGTGCTCTTCTTCTCGCAATACGCGCGCTTTGTGCCGATGGGCGCCATCGCCGCCGTGCTCATCGTGGTCGCCTTCCGCATGGGCGAGTGGCACGAACTCACCCGGCTGGGCAAGATGCCGCGCAGCGACGCGGTCGTGCTGCTGGCCACCTTCAGCCTCACGGTCCTGTTCGACCTCGTCGTCGCGGTCGAGGTGGGCCTGATGCTGGCCGCCGTCCTCTTCATCAAGCGCATGGCCGAAACCACCGAGATCGCCCGGGTCACCGCGCGCGACGAACTGGAAACCCCCGAGCAACTCGCCCACGGCAAGGACATCCCCGAAGGGGTGGTGGTCTACCGCATCTTCGGGCCCTTCTTTTTCGGCGCCGCCGAAAAGATGGAGGACGCCCTGCTGCGCGCCGGCACGCTGCCGCGCGTGCTCATCCTGCGCATGCAGCTGGTTCCGGCCATGGACGCCACGGCGCTCAACGCCCTGGAGAGCATCGTCGAGCGCATGCAGACCGCCGGCGGCACCGTCATCCTCAGCGGCCCGCACCGGCAGCCGCTCGACATGATGGTGAAGGCCGGCTTCATCGAACGGCTCGGCCGGCGCAACATCCGGGCGCATTTCGACGACGCGCTCGTCCGGGCCCGCGAACTGCTGCAGGCCGGTGACCGTCCTCCCTCCTGA
- a CDS encoding YoaK family protein — translation MIREHTTPAWVYLGGLALAITAGVINAVGFLGVHHQALSHMSGTVTLLGMELGRGNYAVALHALAILAAFFLGCLVSGALISQGRLRLGRRYGVALSLESTALFLAVYFLRRGANAGDYLAAMACGLQNAMVSSYSGSTMRTTHMTGMVTDLGIACGHFLRGATVDWFRFRLYGVLLLGFFAGGMTGALGYERYGYDTLLFPAILSGMTGVGYTAYKHYERHHAPPSATA, via the coding sequence ATGATCCGTGAACACACCACCCCCGCCTGGGTTTACCTCGGCGGCCTCGCCCTCGCCATCACCGCTGGCGTCATCAACGCCGTCGGCTTCCTCGGCGTCCATCACCAGGCGCTCAGCCACATGAGCGGCACCGTCACCCTGCTCGGCATGGAACTGGGCCGCGGCAATTATGCCGTGGCGCTGCATGCCCTGGCCATCCTCGCGGCGTTCTTCCTCGGTTGCCTGGTCAGCGGCGCACTCATCAGCCAAGGGCGCCTGCGCCTCGGCCGGCGCTACGGCGTGGCGCTCTCGCTCGAATCGACGGCCTTGTTTCTCGCGGTCTATTTCCTGCGCCGCGGCGCCAACGCCGGCGACTATCTGGCCGCGATGGCCTGCGGCCTCCAGAACGCCATGGTGTCCAGCTATAGCGGCTCGACCATGCGCACCACGCACATGACCGGCATGGTCACCGATCTCGGCATCGCCTGCGGCCATTTCCTGCGCGGCGCCACGGTGGACTGGTTCCGCTTCCGCCTCTACGGTGTCCTGCTGCTCGGGTTTTTCGCCGGCGGCATGACCGGCGCGCTGGGCTACGAACGCTATGGCTACGACACCCTGCTGTTCCCGGCCATCCTGAGCGGCATGACCGGCGTGGGCTACACGGCTTACAAGCACTACGAGCGCCACCACGCGCCGCCGTCCGCGACCGCCTGA